The sequence GCCTGCCGGTGCCAGGGACTATGGCGGACGGGCAATTCACGCCGTTCGCCGCCAACCCAGGGTTCACGGAGTGGGCCGCGAGGTCCTCTTGCTTTGGAGCGTGGAGTTACGGCGGCCTCGGAGACCAATCCGGGCTCCCAGTGGCCCGGAATCTGTCAAGGGTTCCGAGCAGCCACTCACTGAAGTCAGCCGGTGCGCTGCAGATGGGAGTTCCGGACAATGGGAAGGACGCATCGAAATCGAACCCAGAGAGAATGGAGATGGAGATGAGATCCAAGCTTGGTGGTGGTATGCCACCATCGTCGACGTCTGGTAGGACGATGGCAGGTGGTGCAGCGAACAACGTTAGTAAGCGGAAAGCAGCATCGAAGGGGAGAGGAAAGGAGGCGCCTTTATCATCCTCCAACGTGAATTCTCCCACAGTACGTCTCAAAATTGATACTTGCACTGGGTTTTTTCTCCGATTTAATGCATAATTCTCTTCTCGACACTATAGCATGAGAATTCTTGGATTGCAGGCGGCTGAGGACGAACATCCTGATGCGAAGAGATGCAAATCAGCTAAAAATAATGGAGCTGACAAGGATTCGGTAGTCAAGCAAGAGACTGAGCAAAACATCGGCGCCAGCCAGAAGAAGGGAAAAGAGAACAATGCCAAGCCGCCGGAGCCTCCAAAGGACTATATCCATGTCAGGGCGAGAAGAGGGCAAGCCACTGACAGCCACAGCCTCGCCGAGAGGGTGAGCAAAGAACGATTTTCTCATGTTGTTCGATCATTCTCGGTTTTCTCTTTTCCTAGTTTCAAGTTTGTCATTGCGTTCTTTCTCGAATTACCAGGTCAGAAGAGAAAAGATCAGCAAGAGAATGAAGCTCCTGCAGGATCTCGTACCGGGTTGCAATAAGGTAAGCTTGCTGATAGTTGTGCTGCAAAGATGCTTCATTTGTTTTCCAAGCACAGAAATCTTAATGAAGTCCCAATGCCTTCGAATACTAGATAACTGGCAAAGCTATGATGCTTGATGAGATCATCAATTACGTGCAGTCGTTGCAGCGGCAAGTCGAGGTACAGAATTATAGACATTAAGAAAGATCAAAACATGATCTTCCTCGGTAAACTAGATTTCCATCTGAACTACATTTATCTGGTTTCAGTTCTTGTCGATGAAGCTAGCTACGATAAATCCCCAGCTAGATTTTGACCTGGAGACTCTCCTCCAAGAAAATGTAAGCTCTTTGCATTCATTCTCTCGGATCCTTTCTCTGAGATGTCCACCAATTTGAGTTGGGCTTGCCTTAGTTTGTCCTTTGCAATATAGATGCATCAAGAACATGAGCCATTGCCACAGCAAGTCTATCCATTAGAAGGAACAAGCACAGCTTTCTCATATGCTCAGCGACCTCAAGGGAGCCCTCTACAGAGTGCCATCACCAATGGTCTTGGCGTCGGCCAACAGCCACTATGTCCTATTGATGGACTGGCCGATGCCACCTCTCAGGTAATGATGCTGTCATTAAACATCTACAGACAGGCATAACTTGATTAAAGTTTGTTGGAAGAGTAAGTTTATGACTGAAGCAATGCTGGCCTTTTCAGCTTGGGAACTTTTGGGAAAGTGACCTCCAGTATGTTGTTCAATTGGGCTTTGGGCAGAGCCAGGGAGCCGAGTTCTTCTCGCGAAGCTTGAATGCTGAATGAGTTGGAAGACTAATAAGTTCAACTTGGTCACTCCATAAACACAGAAGATTATAGGAAAATTTATGGTGTACATTTGATGCAGGATGAGTTCATACTAAGTTAGTAGTCTTGTATTTGAGCAGCACAAGAAGCCTTCAACTAACAGCATTCGGTCCGACCGCAGACTTCAGGCGACAAACTTATTCTTTCATCAGGTGTAAGATCGTGACAAGGTGAGAGCCGGAACAAGAGTGAAGATGTAAGAGGGAGGGTTTAGCATGGTGATCATATTTTGTATTACCATGATAAAACTATTCATTATGAATTAATCAAGATGCCTTGAATTTTTtattgctgatttttttttttttctggtgctTCTTGTGATGTATGAGGAAGAAATTTGAATCACTTTAAGAACAGTGCTTATGGAGTCAACCATTAGTTCAAAGGAACCTGCAACCTTTAATTTTCCCTGTTTACGTAACATCTATCACAGGATTCAGGCATACCTGCAACTCCATTTGTTTAAGCTATCAGTTCTTACATAAGCTGTAATCTGAATCTGACAAGGATTGATCAACAAGGCTTACAGCTCATAGAAGAGAAGAACAGTTTACCTGGAGGTCATGGTGCATTAGAATTCTCTCTTCTTTTGTCCTGTCAGATTAATTATGGATTAAGAAGTGTATGATATATCTGTAAAATTAATTGAAGTTTATGCTCCTCTTGTT comes from Musa acuminata AAA Group cultivar baxijiao chromosome BXJ3-3, Cavendish_Baxijiao_AAA, whole genome shotgun sequence and encodes:
- the LOC135632921 gene encoding transcription factor bHLH77-like; this translates as MEKERFLSVDCKSPDMNSGAVADQLPRPFLDLGWEQPVHHDAQFESAISSFVSSPSSNPSAGNGSVVVRALIGRFGSICDSGEISQTSCYSTPLDSPPKLTLPVLGHRQQGGGGLPVPGTMADGQFTPFAANPGFTEWAARSSCFGAWSYGGLGDQSGLPVARNLSRVPSSHSLKSAGALQMGVPDNGKDASKSNPERMEMEMRSKLGGGMPPSSTSGRTMAGGAANNVSKRKAASKGRGKEAPLSSSNVNSPTAAEDEHPDAKRCKSAKNNGADKDSVVKQETEQNIGASQKKGKENNAKPPEPPKDYIHVRARRGQATDSHSLAERVRREKISKRMKLLQDLVPGCNKITGKAMMLDEIINYVQSLQRQVEFLSMKLATINPQLDFDLETLLQENMHQEHEPLPQQVYPLEGTSTAFSYAQRPQGSPLQSAITNGLGVGQQPLCPIDGLADATSQLGNFWESDLQYVVQLGFGQSQGAEFFSRSLNAE